One window of Chryseobacterium indologenes genomic DNA carries:
- a CDS encoding MFS transporter: protein MNTHPKRWQALNFLIAGAFLSPLDYFIVNMALPSIKKAFRASDHQLQMVIAIYGLTYAALVVCGGRLGDIYGRKKIFISGLYTFLFSSLACAFSPDVTWLIIFRLFQGVGASLLAPQVLASIKDLFSSQEQPKAVSLFSSVFGLASVAGQLLGGVLLSMHWGNFSWEMVFLVNVPITMICILGVHFTMSDSNKKEQTDIDFTGALLLIIALLMLICPLIFGQKFQWAWWIFGVILSGILLLIMFLRYEKKQLQKSRPVLIDPALLQHKPFALSLLIIFFYNFTAGLFICYPYYLQQFLHQNSMQTGLAIVPYGLAFFLAPLITSRTKMATEKMIYAGLGLLLTGFVLSAAAFYFQQKPSFITRTTLFIAGFGHGTIMPVMMRTAISLVSKDKAGQASGLVSIGIQIGSVTGGAVIGTLFFNLIPILGFKEAFVTAVGMIGIFQLIGIGAGSRLKKFID from the coding sequence ATGAACACACATCCGAAACGATGGCAGGCACTCAATTTTCTGATTGCTGGTGCTTTTCTTTCACCGCTGGATTATTTTATTGTCAACATGGCTTTGCCCTCTATCAAAAAAGCATTCAGAGCCAGTGATCATCAGCTTCAGATGGTCATTGCCATTTATGGGCTTACGTATGCAGCGCTTGTTGTTTGTGGAGGAAGGCTGGGTGATATTTACGGCCGTAAAAAAATATTTATATCGGGATTATATACTTTCCTGTTCTCTTCTCTGGCCTGCGCCTTCTCTCCTGATGTTACATGGCTGATTATTTTCCGACTGTTTCAGGGTGTTGGCGCATCATTGCTCGCACCTCAGGTATTGGCTTCTATAAAGGATCTTTTCAGCAGTCAGGAGCAGCCTAAGGCTGTGAGTCTTTTCAGTTCGGTATTTGGGCTTGCCTCAGTGGCCGGGCAATTGCTTGGCGGAGTTCTTCTAAGTATGCATTGGGGAAATTTTTCCTGGGAAATGGTTTTTCTTGTGAATGTACCCATTACTATGATCTGTATTCTGGGGGTTCACTTTACCATGAGTGACAGCAATAAGAAAGAACAGACGGATATTGACTTTACAGGAGCTTTATTATTAATTATAGCCTTACTCATGCTTATCTGCCCTCTTATTTTCGGACAGAAATTTCAATGGGCATGGTGGATTTTCGGAGTTATTCTTTCCGGAATCTTATTATTAATCATGTTTCTGAGATATGAGAAAAAGCAGTTGCAAAAAAGCCGTCCGGTACTTATAGATCCGGCACTGCTGCAGCATAAACCTTTTGCATTAAGCCTTCTTATTATTTTCTTTTACAATTTCACTGCTGGTTTATTCATTTGCTATCCTTATTATCTTCAGCAGTTTCTTCATCAGAACTCAATGCAGACAGGATTGGCTATTGTTCCTTATGGGCTTGCATTTTTTCTGGCCCCTTTAATCACTTCACGGACAAAAATGGCCACTGAAAAAATGATTTACGCAGGATTGGGATTGTTGCTGACCGGATTTGTACTGAGTGCAGCGGCTTTCTATTTTCAGCAAAAACCGTCTTTTATTACTCGTACTACCCTTTTTATTGCCGGATTCGGGCACGGTACTATTATGCCGGTTATGATGCGGACCGCAATTTCTCTGGTTTCTAAAGATAAAGCAGGCCAGGCTTCAGGGTTGGTAAGCATTGGAATTCAAATTGGCAGTGTAACCGGAGGGGCTGTTATTGGAACTTTATTTTTTAATCTGATCCCTATTCTGGGATTCAAAGAAGCATTTGTAACAGCGGTAGGAATGATTGGCATTTTTCAACTTATTGGAATAGGAGCAGGAAGCAGATTGAAGAAATTCATTGATTAA
- a CDS encoding MarR family winged helix-turn-helix transcriptional regulator gives MDFDFIKELGYKALDSRLKRISDRMSHDVRKFYKEFGIDVEPNWYLVFMLLKKKGEISITDIAEPLGYSHPSVVVIVKKMNESGYLIVKKDSIDKRKQIISLSPKAIEMLPQLEQIWDSCEKAILNVLSEDLGIFTYLDHIDQQLKDESFHHRFKQEYLK, from the coding sequence ATGGATTTTGATTTCATTAAAGAATTAGGATATAAAGCGCTGGATAGCAGGTTGAAAAGAATCAGCGACAGGATGTCTCATGATGTTCGTAAATTTTATAAAGAATTCGGGATTGATGTTGAACCCAATTGGTATCTGGTCTTTATGCTGCTGAAAAAAAAGGGGGAAATTTCAATTACCGATATTGCGGAACCGCTGGGATATTCACACCCATCTGTTGTGGTTATTGTCAAAAAAATGAACGAAAGCGGTTATCTCATCGTCAAAAAAGACAGTATAGATAAACGGAAACAAATTATTTCACTATCTCCTAAAGCCATTGAAATGCTCCCTCAGCTGGAGCAGATTTGGGACAGTTGTGAAAAAGCAATTTTGAATGTGCTATCAGAAGATCTTGGGATTTTCACGTATCTGGATCATATTGATCAGCAATTAAAGGATGAATCTTTCCATCACAGGTTTAAACAGGAATATTTAAAATAA
- a CDS encoding AraC family transcriptional regulator — MKGLPLEEIDVREIKLKEEEIIFKTKAFLSFVYIVKGEGTLAYDDRSINFSQGKLFIIPQQEEYHFESKTAQLISIQCPVQFIDKIRLEADRIESCENLYKLQYISHNYHARAGCVFRNKNDEQFAETLILQIANEFKNKAEDYLIIRNCMSILLNLIARNIIQSETSDLQENRKAFSIMKIITYIQQHIKDREKTGIQTIAEHFGISGNYFGEYFKQQTGVSYQDYLLDYRLKLVETYLKYSSVRLSEIAYELQFSDESHLSKLFKKYRGVTPGEYRKNFK; from the coding sequence ATGAAAGGACTGCCGCTTGAAGAGATTGATGTAAGAGAAATAAAACTGAAGGAAGAAGAGATTATATTTAAAACAAAGGCTTTTCTCTCATTTGTTTATATTGTTAAGGGAGAAGGTACGCTTGCATATGATGATCGGAGTATTAATTTTTCGCAGGGTAAGCTTTTCATTATTCCTCAACAGGAAGAATATCACTTTGAGAGTAAAACGGCTCAGCTCATCAGTATTCAGTGTCCGGTTCAGTTTATAGATAAAATCAGGCTGGAAGCAGATCGTATTGAAAGCTGTGAGAATTTGTATAAACTCCAGTACATCAGCCATAATTATCATGCGAGGGCTGGTTGTGTCTTCAGAAATAAAAATGATGAGCAATTTGCGGAAACCCTAATTCTGCAGATCGCGAATGAGTTCAAAAATAAAGCGGAGGACTATTTAATTATCCGTAATTGTATGTCGATCCTTCTTAACCTGATTGCCAGAAATATCATTCAGAGTGAAACATCAGATCTTCAGGAAAACCGCAAAGCTTTTTCGATCATGAAGATTATCACTTATATTCAACAGCATATAAAAGACCGTGAGAAGACCGGAATTCAGACTATTGCTGAACATTTCGGGATTTCCGGGAATTATTTCGGAGAGTATTTCAAACAGCAGACGGGAGTTTCCTATCAGGATTATCTGCTGGACTACAGGCTAAAATTAGTTGAAACCTATTTAAAATACAGCAGTGTACGCCTAAGTGAAATCGCTTATGAGCTCCAGTTCAGTGATGAAAGCCATCTTTCCAAGCTTTTCAAAAAATATAGGGGAGTGACGCCCGGTGAATACAGGAAGAATTTCAAATAA